In Pleomorphomonas sp. T1.2MG-36, a single window of DNA contains:
- a CDS encoding ABC transporter permease: MSALAETSLSEAIPRRAWTGWHVTAGLTSFLALLPVLALGAEAARGSAGLWSHLAGTVLLSALADTMVLLTGVALIAGCLGVALAWLVTAYDFPGRRLLEWALLLPLAVPTYIVAYTYLDILHPIGAVQGAIRWFLGYAGPREFRLPDIRSLTGCVLLLSLVLYPYVYLTTRAMFLTQSANLCDAARTLGVPRHQLFRRVALPLARPAIAIGVSLALMEALNDVGASEFLGVRTLTVSIYTTWVTRNDLAGAAQIALLLLVIVVALVSFERWARRRQGYAASARSRPMAPVEYRGVRGAGLLVLGSLPVCLGFAVPAGYLALEAFKRWQFAGLSPRLVYEALNTVLYAGGATVLTLIAGVTAAFALRLSSGRLSPLLYRLSTIGYAMPGTVVAIGVLLVVAPVDRFIDGTSKQWFGMSTGLLFIGSGAALVYAYAVRFLAITAGSADAGLARVPRSLDDAARTLGCTAGGALRAVHLPLTRASLSAGALLVFVDCVKELPATLLLRPLNFETFATHLYGEAARGTYEEASIAALAIVAVGILPVVVLSRIGRRA; encoded by the coding sequence ATGAGCGCTCTCGCAGAAACGTCCCTATCCGAGGCTATCCCGCGCCGTGCGTGGACGGGCTGGCATGTCACGGCCGGACTGACGTCCTTTCTTGCCCTGCTGCCGGTACTGGCGCTTGGCGCCGAAGCGGCACGAGGTTCGGCCGGGCTATGGTCGCATCTGGCCGGCACGGTCCTTCTCTCGGCACTCGCCGATACCATGGTGTTGCTCACCGGCGTCGCTCTGATTGCAGGTTGCCTGGGCGTGGCCCTCGCCTGGCTTGTCACGGCTTACGATTTTCCCGGCCGTCGCCTGCTTGAATGGGCGCTTCTGCTGCCGCTGGCCGTGCCGACCTACATCGTCGCCTACACTTATCTCGACATCCTGCATCCGATCGGAGCGGTTCAGGGCGCGATCCGCTGGTTCCTCGGCTACGCCGGGCCGCGCGAGTTTCGACTGCCCGATATCCGCTCGCTCACCGGCTGCGTGCTGCTGTTGTCGCTGGTGCTCTATCCTTACGTCTATCTGACCACGCGGGCGATGTTTCTCACGCAGTCGGCCAATCTCTGCGACGCCGCGCGCACCCTCGGCGTGCCGCGCCATCAATTGTTCCGGCGCGTGGCGCTACCGCTCGCCCGTCCGGCCATCGCCATCGGCGTCAGTCTGGCGTTGATGGAAGCGCTCAATGACGTTGGCGCCTCGGAGTTCCTCGGCGTCCGGACGCTGACGGTGTCGATCTACACGACCTGGGTCACCCGCAATGACCTCGCCGGGGCCGCGCAGATCGCCCTTCTGCTTCTTGTCATCGTCGTTGCGCTCGTCTCGTTCGAGCGCTGGGCGCGACGTCGGCAAGGCTATGCGGCGAGCGCGCGCAGTCGGCCGATGGCGCCCGTCGAGTATCGAGGCGTTCGGGGGGCTGGGCTTCTCGTGTTGGGCTCGCTGCCGGTGTGTCTCGGGTTCGCGGTACCCGCCGGTTACCTCGCCCTGGAGGCCTTCAAGCGCTGGCAATTTGCCGGTCTGTCGCCGCGCCTCGTCTATGAAGCGCTGAACACCGTTCTTTACGCGGGCGGAGCAACGGTGCTGACCCTCATCGCTGGTGTTACGGCCGCTTTCGCATTGCGCCTGTCGTCGGGGCGGCTATCTCCCCTGCTCTACCGTCTGTCGACGATCGGCTATGCCATGCCGGGCACGGTGGTCGCCATCGGCGTGCTGCTCGTCGTGGCTCCGGTCGACCGCTTTATCGACGGCACATCGAAGCAATGGTTCGGCATGTCCACCGGGCTGCTCTTCATCGGATCGGGCGCGGCGCTGGTCTATGCCTACGCCGTTCGCTTCCTGGCCATCACCGCCGGCAGTGCCGATGCCGGCCTTGCCCGCGTACCGCGATCTCTCGATGACGCGGCGCGCACGCTCGGCTGCACGGCAGGCGGCGCGTTGCGCGCCGTGCATCTGCCGTTGACGCGCGCCTCCCTCTCTGCCGGCGCGCTCCTGGTCTTCGTCGACTGCGTCAAGGAGCTGCCGGCGACCTTGCTGCTGCGCCCGCTCAACTTCGAGACGTTCGCCACTCATCTTTACGGCGAAGCGGCACGCGGCACCTACGAAGAAGCCTCGATCGCGGCGCTGGCCATCGTCGCCGTCGGCATATTGCCTGTCGTCGTGCTGTCGAGGATTGGGCGAAGGGCATAA
- the pdxY gene encoding pyridoxal kinase PdxY, which translates to MNILSIQSHVAYGHVGNASAAFAMQRLGHEVWPIHTVQFSNHTGYGSWKGQVFDSSLIDDCVDGISERGVLGNCDGVLSGYVGAPGIGDSILRAVKLVRDANPRAAYACDPVIGDVGRGVFVRPGVPEFFRDQAVPAADLVTPNHFELEFLVGRPSTTMDAVKASVANLHALGPKVALVTSLIVDSTPDDALDIVASDGSNLWLARSQRLPLSINGAGDAIAALFYVHWLATRSVPEALSRSVSSVFGLLSRTVEAGSREIVLIAAQDEIVRPSTVIPAIQI; encoded by the coding sequence ATGAACATTCTGTCCATCCAGTCCCACGTCGCCTATGGCCATGTCGGCAATGCTTCGGCAGCGTTCGCCATGCAGCGTCTCGGACATGAGGTTTGGCCGATCCATACCGTCCAGTTTTCCAACCATACCGGTTACGGTTCGTGGAAAGGGCAGGTGTTCGACAGTTCGCTGATCGACGATTGCGTCGACGGCATTTCCGAGCGCGGCGTGCTGGGCAACTGCGACGGCGTCCTGTCGGGCTATGTCGGCGCACCCGGCATCGGCGACTCGATCCTGAGGGCCGTCAAACTGGTGCGAGACGCCAATCCAAGGGCGGCCTACGCTTGCGATCCGGTGATCGGCGACGTCGGGCGAGGCGTTTTCGTGCGTCCCGGCGTCCCCGAGTTTTTCCGCGACCAAGCGGTCCCCGCGGCGGACCTCGTCACTCCCAACCACTTCGAACTGGAGTTTCTGGTCGGCCGGCCATCGACGACCATGGACGCGGTGAAGGCATCGGTCGCCAACCTGCATGCGCTCGGCCCCAAGGTGGCGCTGGTCACGTCGCTGATCGTCGACAGCACGCCGGATGATGCGCTCGATATCGTGGCGTCCGACGGCAGCAACTTATGGCTTGCCCGCTCGCAGCGACTGCCGCTCTCGATCAATGGCGCAGGAGATGCCATCGCGGCGTTGTTCTACGTGCACTGGCTGGCGACGCGCTCGGTACCGGAGGCATTGTCCCGCTCGGTATCCTCGGTGTTTGGGCTGCTCAGCCGGACCGTCGAGGCCGGCAGCCGCGAGATCGTGCTGATTGCCGCCCAGGACGAGATCGTTCGTCCGTCGACCGTCATTCCCGCGATTCAGATCTGA
- a CDS encoding ROK family transcriptional regulator, with product MLTSELEGLLYGRELDSPVVKVVRALSGHGAVSTSQIARNTGLARSTVSTILADLKRSNLVVEMEVRNPGPGRPAVAHSLNPEAGTCVGALLDVDEIRVIVADVAHNVVADLAMPVEREYSPTKAARVVKHAVDTLYKEHSLAYASLIGIGFALSAPLAPDGRVMRSSALPGWQGTDFRDAFQPVLEKPIFADSESNCAALAEMMWGAASGCSDFVLLKLNQAVSGAVVIDGKGLVGASGSAGEMGHIVVDPHGPLCRCGNRGCLELYCGAGFVSKMAADWLGRSIPVTEIVARAVQGDTGFRRLLADAGEAAGRGLSMVGAMINPPLFIISGILASAGELLLAPLRASYEKHSFVKRDDVDEIHYPVFKAGRFLDNDNCLGAAGLVLRHSSRLK from the coding sequence ATGCTCACCAGCGAACTCGAGGGGCTGCTCTATGGCCGCGAGCTGGACTCGCCGGTTGTGAAAGTGGTGAGAGCCCTAAGCGGACATGGGGCAGTGAGCACCTCGCAGATCGCCCGCAACACGGGCCTTGCCCGATCGACCGTGTCCACCATTCTTGCCGACCTGAAGCGGTCGAATCTCGTGGTGGAAATGGAGGTTCGCAACCCCGGTCCCGGCCGGCCGGCCGTCGCCCACTCCCTCAACCCCGAAGCGGGTACCTGTGTCGGCGCCTTGCTGGACGTGGACGAGATCAGGGTGATCGTGGCGGACGTGGCGCACAACGTGGTGGCCGACCTCGCCATGCCGGTCGAGCGGGAGTATTCGCCCACCAAGGCCGCCCGCGTCGTCAAGCACGCCGTCGACACGCTCTACAAGGAGCACAGCCTTGCCTATGCCAGCCTGATCGGCATCGGGTTCGCCCTTTCGGCACCGCTGGCCCCCGATGGCCGCGTCATGCGCTCTTCTGCTTTGCCCGGTTGGCAAGGCACCGATTTTCGAGACGCCTTTCAGCCGGTTCTGGAAAAGCCGATCTTCGCCGACAGCGAGAGCAACTGTGCGGCGTTGGCCGAGATGATGTGGGGCGCCGCCAGCGGGTGTAGCGACTTCGTGTTGCTGAAGCTGAACCAGGCCGTCAGCGGCGCTGTCGTCATCGACGGTAAGGGGCTCGTCGGCGCCTCCGGTTCGGCTGGCGAAATGGGGCACATCGTCGTCGATCCCCATGGGCCGCTTTGTCGGTGCGGCAACCGGGGATGCCTCGAGCTTTACTGTGGGGCCGGTTTCGTTTCGAAAATGGCCGCCGATTGGCTTGGCCGATCCATACCGGTCACTGAGATCGTCGCACGAGCCGTACAGGGGGATACGGGGTTCCGGCGCCTCCTCGCCGATGCCGGCGAGGCGGCCGGCCGGGGGCTCAGCATGGTCGGCGCCATGATCAATCCGCCACTGTTCATCATATCGGGCATCCTGGCCAGCGCCGGCGAACTGCTGCTGGCGCCGCTGCGCGCCAGCTACGAGAAGCACTCCTTCGTCAAGCGCGACGACGTGGACGAGATCCACTATCCGGTGTTCAAGGCTGGCAGGTTCCTCGACAACGACAACTGCCTCGGCGCGGCGGGTCTTGTCCTGCGCCACAGCAGCCGCCTGAAATGA
- a CDS encoding ABC transporter substrate-binding protein, which produces MTMKSAAARAALVGGLLLTGTSLASAETLTFWMLNYSSQASADIWAKLVSDFEAANPGTKVTIVNRGTDDHKTAIRVAAGTDKGPDIYFMWAGLGLGGEYVKAGLSLPLDKYYEKYKWDDELMPAALSFSRMYAGGRHGVPSTFRGEALYYNKALFEKAGITSLPANYDEMVASAEKLKAAGIPAITFGGTVNWHVMRLMDVILESKCGAEKHDALKEMTAKWSEEACAAASFTELEKWGENYILSPFMGIDDSQAFNLFVADRAAMVLEGDWLVGMLDEAGKLDDIDFFPFPTGTNRLYGFADYNYVSSKSKNPDLAAKFLDYLASTPVQQEALGSFGTTSVNKNVVYGEMRPLDKKWLDVFNTYSEVYLNGDQAFPLDVTTEYFRVINEVVSGNMTPADAVKAMQTFIDNKG; this is translated from the coding sequence ATGACAATGAAATCTGCTGCCGCGCGCGCCGCACTGGTCGGCGGGCTGCTGCTGACCGGGACCAGCCTGGCCTCGGCTGAGACCCTCACGTTCTGGATGCTGAACTATAGCTCTCAAGCTTCAGCCGATATCTGGGCCAAGCTCGTATCCGACTTCGAGGCTGCCAACCCTGGCACCAAGGTCACTATCGTCAACCGCGGCACCGACGACCACAAGACGGCCATCCGCGTCGCTGCCGGTACCGACAAGGGCCCGGATATCTATTTCATGTGGGCCGGTCTGGGCCTCGGAGGCGAGTATGTGAAGGCTGGCCTCAGCCTGCCGCTCGACAAGTACTACGAGAAGTACAAGTGGGACGATGAGCTGATGCCGGCGGCACTTTCGTTCTCGCGCATGTACGCCGGCGGCCGCCACGGAGTACCGTCGACCTTCCGCGGTGAGGCGCTCTATTACAACAAGGCGCTGTTCGAGAAGGCCGGCATCACCTCGCTCCCGGCGAACTATGATGAGATGGTCGCCAGCGCCGAGAAGCTGAAAGCGGCAGGCATCCCGGCAATTACTTTTGGCGGCACCGTCAACTGGCACGTCATGCGCCTGATGGACGTCATACTCGAATCGAAATGCGGCGCCGAAAAGCACGACGCGCTGAAGGAAATGACTGCCAAATGGTCCGAAGAGGCCTGCGCGGCGGCCTCCTTCACGGAACTCGAGAAGTGGGGCGAGAACTACATCCTGTCGCCGTTCATGGGCATCGACGACTCTCAGGCGTTCAACCTGTTCGTTGCCGATCGCGCCGCGATGGTTCTTGAAGGCGACTGGCTGGTGGGCATGCTGGACGAGGCCGGCAAGCTTGACGATATCGACTTCTTCCCCTTCCCGACCGGAACCAACCGCCTCTATGGCTTCGCCGACTACAACTACGTGAGTTCGAAGAGCAAGAATCCTGACCTTGCCGCGAAGTTCCTCGACTACCTCGCTTCGACGCCGGTCCAGCAGGAAGCGCTGGGCTCGTTCGGCACGACGTCGGTGAACAAGAATGTCGTCTACGGCGAAATGCGGCCGCTCGACAAGAAGTGGCTCGACGTCTTCAACACCTACAGTGAGGTCTACCTCAACGGCGACCAGGCCTTCCCGCTCGATGTGACGACGGAGTATTTCCGCGTCATCAACGAGGTGGTGAGCGGCAACATGACGCCCGCCGATGCCGTCAAGGCGATGCAGACGTTCATCGACAACAAGGGCTGA
- a CDS encoding carbohydrate ABC transporter permease, translating into MTSNPAPFADETIIKPPRDWVLVGLWISLVVVAAIWIAPFVFIVFTSLKSTAQVTTTSAFAPPADPQFVNYAKAWARGRFDITFVNSAIITAIKVPLGLFLSAMAAYALAKIPMRFGKLILLLILFGTMIPFQVMLAPIFTLVNGLGLIDTYPGVILPYLAFGIPYQVFILHGFFRNIPQELSEAARIDGASHFVTFRRVFLPVSLPVMAALFILDFVATWNEFAMALVLLQDREMWTLPLGLSAFQGQFSRDYGQLNAAIVMTVLPATIVYLIFQRYFVSGLTSGAVKG; encoded by the coding sequence ATGACGTCCAACCCGGCCCCCTTCGCCGACGAGACCATCATCAAGCCGCCGCGCGACTGGGTGCTGGTCGGCCTGTGGATCTCGCTGGTCGTCGTCGCGGCGATCTGGATCGCCCCCTTCGTCTTCATCGTCTTCACTTCGCTCAAATCGACGGCGCAGGTGACGACGACCAGCGCCTTCGCGCCGCCGGCGGACCCGCAGTTTGTCAACTACGCCAAGGCCTGGGCGCGTGGTCGCTTCGATATCACCTTCGTCAACTCGGCGATCATCACCGCCATCAAGGTACCGCTCGGTCTCTTTCTGTCGGCCATGGCTGCCTATGCACTGGCCAAGATACCGATGCGTTTCGGAAAACTGATCCTGCTGCTGATCCTGTTCGGAACCATGATCCCGTTCCAGGTAATGCTGGCGCCGATCTTCACGCTGGTGAACGGCCTGGGGCTGATCGATACCTATCCCGGCGTCATCCTGCCCTATCTGGCCTTCGGCATACCCTACCAGGTGTTCATCCTGCACGGCTTTTTCCGGAACATCCCGCAGGAACTCAGCGAAGCGGCTCGCATCGACGGCGCCTCTCACTTCGTGACCTTCCGGCGCGTGTTCCTGCCGGTATCCCTGCCGGTAATGGCGGCTCTGTTCATCCTCGACTTCGTTGCTACCTGGAACGAGTTCGCCATGGCGCTCGTCCTGCTGCAGGATCGGGAGATGTGGACCTTGCCGCTCGGCCTTTCCGCCTTCCAGGGGCAGTTCTCGCGCGACTACGGCCAGCTCAACGCGGCGATCGTCATGACCGTGCTGCCCGCCACCATCGTCTACCTGATCTTCCAGCGCTATTTCGTGTCCGGCCTGACGTCCGGCGCCGTCAAGGGCTGA
- a CDS encoding DUF5060 domain-containing protein, which produces MSKQNVSKWDLFEASFSGPEAGNPYLGVSFEAFFKQNSRVVRVPGFYDGAGTYKVRFMPDNEGEWTYTTISNVAALDGQTGAFSVKAPAAGCHGPVHVANQFHFAYVDGTPYLPFGTTSYAWTHQPLELQAETLKTLAGTRFNKMRMTVFPKDYPFNVNEPLFDIFERDEEGELDFDRPNPLAFRHFETQVAALCDLGIEADIIIFHPYDRWGYCEMSAEQDYRFVAYLTARLAAYRNVWWSLANEYDFLLNSKPMSQWDRYFQIIEENDPYRHLKSIHNGDVKANYDHRKPWVSHVCIQNWDVKRTQEWRDAYGKPVVNDEPEYEGNILLSWGNISAEELVHRYWITLLRGGYAGHGETFMHPEDILWWAKGGVLHGEAWTRIGFLRDLLEQDVKKGLTPLAPSDNWPWSRVSGASDGDVVYIYLGEHQPVIWAPGLPTEPGDYEVDVIDTWNMTVIPAKIVDAPANHPTRHGAQTRPRRPDAVFAVELPGKPHLAIRVRRRR; this is translated from the coding sequence ATGTCCAAGCAGAACGTGTCCAAGTGGGATCTCTTTGAGGCCAGCTTCAGCGGCCCCGAGGCCGGGAACCCTTACCTCGGCGTCAGCTTCGAGGCGTTTTTCAAACAGAACAGCCGCGTCGTGCGGGTGCCTGGCTTCTACGACGGGGCTGGCACCTACAAGGTGCGCTTCATGCCCGACAACGAAGGCGAATGGACCTACACCACCATTTCCAACGTTGCCGCACTCGACGGGCAGACTGGCGCCTTCAGCGTCAAGGCGCCGGCGGCGGGGTGTCACGGTCCCGTCCATGTCGCCAATCAGTTTCATTTCGCCTACGTCGACGGCACGCCTTATCTCCCGTTCGGCACGACGAGCTACGCCTGGACGCATCAGCCTCTGGAATTGCAGGCCGAAACGTTGAAAACGCTGGCCGGCACGCGGTTCAACAAGATGCGCATGACCGTCTTCCCGAAGGACTATCCGTTCAACGTCAACGAACCGCTGTTCGACATTTTCGAGCGCGACGAAGAGGGCGAACTCGATTTCGATCGGCCGAACCCGCTCGCCTTCCGTCATTTCGAAACGCAGGTAGCCGCCCTTTGTGATCTCGGCATTGAAGCCGATATCATCATCTTCCACCCCTACGATCGTTGGGGGTATTGCGAGATGTCGGCCGAACAGGATTATCGCTTCGTCGCCTACCTCACCGCACGCCTTGCCGCCTACCGGAACGTCTGGTGGTCGCTCGCCAACGAATACGACTTCCTGCTCAACTCGAAGCCGATGTCGCAGTGGGACCGCTATTTCCAGATTATCGAGGAAAACGACCCCTACCGGCATCTCAAGTCGATCCACAACGGCGACGTCAAGGCCAACTACGACCATCGCAAGCCCTGGGTGAGCCATGTCTGCATCCAGAACTGGGACGTCAAGCGCACCCAGGAGTGGCGCGATGCCTATGGCAAGCCGGTGGTCAATGACGAGCCGGAGTACGAGGGCAACATCCTTCTGTCCTGGGGCAACATTTCGGCAGAGGAGCTCGTCCACCGCTACTGGATCACGCTGTTGCGCGGCGGTTACGCGGGCCACGGCGAAACCTTCATGCACCCGGAGGACATCCTGTGGTGGGCCAAGGGCGGCGTGCTGCACGGGGAGGCCTGGACGCGGATCGGCTTCCTGCGCGATCTTCTGGAGCAGGACGTGAAGAAAGGCCTCACGCCTCTCGCCCCATCCGACAACTGGCCGTGGAGCCGCGTTTCCGGCGCCAGCGACGGCGACGTCGTCTACATCTATCTCGGCGAGCATCAGCCGGTCATCTGGGCGCCGGGGCTGCCGACCGAGCCCGGCGACTACGAGGTGGATGTGATCGACACCTGGAACATGACGGTCATTCCGGCCAAGATCGTCGATGCGCCGGCCAACCATCCCACCCGGCATGGTGCGCAGACGCGGCCGAGGCGGCCGGACGCGGTGTTTGCCGTCGAACTGCCCGGCAAGCCGCATCTCGCCATCCGCGTTCGTCGACGCCGTTGA
- a CDS encoding ABC transporter ATP-binding protein, which yields MASVTISNVRKNYGAVSVIHGVDIDIRHGEFVVLVGPSGCGKSTLLRMIAGLENISAGTIAIDDRVVNHLEPKDRDIAMVFQNYALYPQMTVAQNMSFALELAKVDKATIRKKVDAAAAILGLEPLLGRKPAQLSGGQRQRVAMGRAIVRNPKVFLFDEPLSNLDAKLRVAMRAEIKGLHQRLGTTVVYVTHDQIEAMTMADKIVVLNAGRVEQIGTPLELYDRPVNRFVAGFIGSPAMNFIRGTLQAGQAGLKIASGAVMAVGAYPSEFAGREVEVGIRPEHIQIAAAAGFDAQVEVVEPTGSETHVVIDAGGEKLVALIRRRMSISVGDRLPVVFEDGQAHLFDADSGQRLNVEAASR from the coding sequence ATGGCCAGCGTAACGATCAGCAACGTTCGCAAGAACTATGGCGCCGTCTCCGTCATCCACGGCGTCGACATCGACATCCGTCACGGCGAGTTCGTTGTGCTCGTTGGCCCATCGGGGTGCGGCAAGTCGACGCTCCTGCGCATGATAGCCGGCCTGGAGAATATCTCCGCCGGCACCATCGCCATCGACGACAGGGTCGTGAACCATCTGGAGCCCAAGGACAGGGACATCGCCATGGTGTTCCAGAACTACGCCCTTTACCCGCAGATGACCGTCGCCCAGAACATGAGCTTCGCGCTGGAGCTTGCAAAGGTCGACAAGGCGACGATCCGGAAGAAGGTGGATGCCGCCGCCGCCATCCTCGGCCTGGAGCCGTTGCTCGGCCGCAAGCCCGCACAGCTGTCCGGCGGCCAGCGCCAGCGCGTTGCCATGGGACGGGCTATCGTCCGCAATCCCAAGGTTTTCCTGTTCGACGAGCCGCTCAGCAATCTCGACGCCAAGCTGCGCGTTGCCATGCGCGCCGAGATCAAGGGGTTGCACCAGCGGCTGGGTACGACGGTCGTCTACGTCACCCACGACCAGATCGAAGCCATGACCATGGCCGACAAGATCGTGGTGCTGAATGCCGGACGCGTCGAGCAGATCGGGACTCCGCTCGAACTCTACGACCGTCCCGTCAACCGCTTCGTTGCCGGGTTCATCGGATCGCCGGCCATGAACTTCATTCGCGGTACGCTCCAGGCTGGCCAGGCCGGTCTGAAGATCGCCTCGGGGGCTGTCATGGCCGTCGGGGCCTATCCGTCGGAGTTTGCGGGACGGGAAGTGGAAGTCGGCATCCGTCCGGAGCACATCCAGATCGCCGCTGCCGCCGGCTTCGATGCCCAAGTCGAGGTGGTCGAGCCGACCGGCTCGGAAACGCATGTCGTTATCGACGCCGGTGGCGAAAAGCTGGTCGCCCTCATCCGCCGTCGAATGTCGATATCGGTGGGCGACAGGCTTCCCGTCGTCTTCGAGGACGGACAGGCACATCTTTTCGACGCCGATAGCGGCCAACGGCTCAACGTCGAGGCGGCGTCGCGCTGA
- a CDS encoding TfuA-like protein, translated as MKLIFAGPSFHGADVRMSQGTQLRPPAAKGDILLAVEEGANVIGLVDGYFETTAAVWHKEILHALSCGVRLFGAASIGALRAAECAAFGMTGIGAIYEAYAAGLVEDDAEVALLHAPRELGYAPLSEPLVNIRATLDRLLGAGQIGDHQREALLEAASSIFYKERTWRAILATAMLSPDERVDIGVLVRRFRVDQKAIDAAALVKAVEKADDVRSVGAPTWEFSHTSYFDMLATQR; from the coding sequence ATGAAGCTGATATTCGCTGGTCCCTCGTTCCATGGCGCCGATGTCCGCATGTCCCAGGGTACGCAACTGCGTCCTCCCGCGGCGAAAGGAGACATCCTTCTGGCCGTGGAGGAGGGCGCCAACGTCATCGGGCTTGTCGACGGCTATTTCGAAACGACGGCGGCGGTCTGGCACAAAGAAATCTTGCACGCCCTGTCTTGTGGTGTGCGTCTGTTCGGAGCTGCGAGCATCGGCGCGCTACGCGCCGCCGAATGCGCCGCTTTCGGCATGACGGGCATTGGTGCGATCTATGAAGCATATGCCGCAGGTCTGGTCGAGGACGACGCGGAGGTGGCGCTTCTGCACGCGCCGCGGGAGCTCGGCTATGCGCCGCTGTCGGAACCCTTGGTCAACATCCGGGCGACGCTCGACCGCCTGCTTGGAGCCGGTCAGATCGGTGACCACCAACGAGAGGCGCTGTTGGAAGCGGCGTCTTCCATTTTCTACAAGGAACGGACCTGGAGAGCGATCCTCGCCACGGCGATGCTCTCTCCGGACGAGCGCGTTGACATCGGCGTCCTGGTGCGGCGCTTTCGTGTCGACCAGAAAGCCATCGACGCGGCGGCGCTTGTGAAGGCAGTGGAAAAGGCCGATGACGTGCGCTCTGTTGGGGCGCCGACGTGGGAGTTCTCGCATACGTCATATTTCGACATGCTTGCTACCCAGAGGTAG
- a CDS encoding YcaO-like family protein yields MCRPEETLARVTPALAEHGVTRIAKVTGLDRIGVPVWNALRPNARALSVHQGKGITDIDAKASAVMEALERACAERPRLPARAASADELLRAGEHCDPLDDLIAIGHQPMDRACRLNWVAGRDLMDGAVVWVPFDAVLLDFTRPSHFWQSSDGLASGNTETEAIFHGLLERIERDADTLWSLGRVEQQAETCVSANDFGDTVVSALTDRIERAGFRLQLFDMTSDLGVPTFSVLMSPAEALERRSLRYIDVTMGSGTHPVAYRAALRAITEAVQSRLTLITGTRDDVEDDVYLSQASDYLRQKLRLGPRGRISSNLCPPGDDVETMLAYVLDRLRDRRIGRVIAVRMNPEEDRFAVVKMIVSGLEHPEGRRQRRFGARALSRLLVFR; encoded by the coding sequence ATGTGCCGTCCGGAAGAAACCTTGGCACGCGTGACGCCCGCTCTTGCCGAGCATGGAGTCACGCGTATCGCCAAGGTGACCGGCCTGGACCGGATCGGCGTTCCGGTCTGGAACGCCTTGCGCCCGAATGCCCGTGCGCTTTCCGTTCATCAGGGCAAGGGCATCACCGACATCGACGCCAAGGCTTCGGCCGTCATGGAAGCCCTCGAGCGGGCTTGCGCGGAGCGGCCGCGCCTGCCGGCTCGGGCGGCTTCAGCCGATGAGCTTCTCAGGGCCGGCGAGCACTGCGATCCGCTCGATGACCTCATCGCGATCGGCCATCAGCCGATGGATCGTGCTTGCCGGTTGAACTGGGTCGCAGGACGAGACCTGATGGACGGCGCGGTCGTCTGGGTTCCGTTCGATGCCGTTCTGCTCGACTTCACTCGCCCCTCGCATTTCTGGCAGTCGTCCGACGGGCTCGCATCCGGCAACACGGAGACCGAGGCGATCTTCCATGGCTTGCTGGAACGCATAGAGCGCGATGCCGACACTCTCTGGTCGCTGGGGCGCGTGGAGCAGCAAGCCGAGACCTGCGTATCCGCCAACGATTTCGGCGACACTGTCGTTAGCGCGCTCACCGACCGGATAGAGCGCGCCGGATTTCGACTCCAGCTCTTCGACATGACCAGCGATCTGGGCGTGCCGACCTTTTCGGTCCTGATGTCGCCGGCCGAGGCGCTGGAGCGCCGATCCCTGCGCTATATCGATGTGACGATGGGCAGCGGAACTCATCCCGTTGCCTATCGCGCTGCGCTCCGCGCCATCACGGAAGCCGTCCAGTCGCGCCTGACCCTGATCACCGGCACGCGCGATGATGTCGAGGATGACGTCTACCTGAGCCAGGCGTCGGACTATCTCCGCCAGAAGCTGCGCCTCGGTCCTCGTGGGCGCATTTCCAGCAACTTGTGTCCTCCCGGCGACGACGTGGAGACGATGCTGGCGTACGTTCTCGACCGGCTGCGGGACAGGCGGATAGGCCGCGTCATTGCCGTTCGCATGAACCCCGAGGAAGATCGTTTCGCGGTGGTGAAGATGATCGTGTCGGGTCTCGAACATCCCGAGGGCCGGCGGCAGCGCCGGTTCGGTGCAAGGGCTCTCTCGCGTCTTCTGGTGTTTCGATGA